In the genome of Mixta calida, the window TGCGCGGCATTTCCGATGTGGCGCGCGAGGCGGGCTACCACGTCATCCTTAGCAACAGCGACGAACAGGTGGCGATTGAGCAGGAAGCGGTGCGCGTCATGCTGGAAAAGCGGGTCGACGGCATTATCGTCGCGCCTTGTAGCTCCGCCGCCAGCCACAACCCGCATCTGGCGCAGGTGCTGGCGGAGGGCAGGGCGCTGACTTTATTCGATCGTGCGGTATATGACATGGATGTGGAGGTGATCGGCGTCGATTTCACCCGTACGGCGCAGCAGGCGACGCAGGAGTTGCTGGAAGCGGGGCACCGCCGCATCGCTTACGTCACCAGCATGAACTGCGCGGAGCCTTACCGCAGCCCGGAAGACATGGGGCTGACGCCAGTGGCCCAGCGTATCGCCGGTATGGAGCAGGCGTTTCGCGTGGCGGAGGTGCCCTTCGCGCCGACGCTAATCAAGCCCAACGCGCTGGACGACGCGGCGGTGGCGCGTATCGTTGAAGAGCTGTTCGCCGATGCCGCGCCGCCGACGGCGGTGATCGCCTCTGACAGTCTGATCGCCCAGTCGCTGATGCGCGAGTTTCATCTGCGCGGCCTGCGCATCCCGCAGGATCTGTCGTTTGTGATGTACGATAATTTCCCCTGGACGGAGATCGTCTCGCCGCCGCTGTCGGTGATTGCGCAGCCGGTGTATGAAATGGGCTGCGAGGCGGCGCGGCGTATTATCGCCCAGATCCGCGGCCAGGATCCCGGCCCGATGCCTGCGTTTGAAACGCGCTACATCCGACGCGGCTCGACCGGCCCGGCGCCGCGCTGAACAGGCCGCTCAATCTGCGGCAAACGGTAGAACGTTTTGCGTAAGCGCGGTATGAAGGCCAATAAAAAAGGGAGCGGTTGTCCGCTCCCTTTTGTTATTTAACCCGACTAACCGGCTACCGGCACCACTTTGATTTCCACCATGCCGATACCCAGCTTGCGCGGATCCTGACCAATGATATTACCCTCGTTAGAGAGCTGCGGTTCCGGCGGCATAATCACCAGCTGGCTGCTGCCGTTGGGGTTGGTGAAGTGCAGCGTCACGGTACTCACCTCATGGCCCAGCGTCATGGTCTGCTGCTGGTCGCCGACGCGCACCGGAATCGGGCGCTGCGCATTGGGGCCAAAAGCTTTGGCGCGGATCACCAGATCGAAACGCGGCGGCAGCGGTTTGACGTAATCGATCGTCACTTCCGGCGCGAGGTTAGCGTTGGACCAGCGGCCCCAGGCTTCCGGCCGGGAAATGCCGCTGAACTGCTTCACCGCCAGCGGCGCGCCCGGCACGTCGAGCTTAAAGCTATCCGCCTCGTAGCGAATATCGTTATCGGCGATCTTCAGCGCGGCCACATTTTGCTGATGGCGCAGCGCATCCAGCTTCTGCTGGGGGATACGCACTTCGCCCTGCCAGTTCGCGCTGTCGATGCGTTCTACCTGCGGCTGCGCGCCAAGCTGACCCTGCGCCACGCAGAGGTCGGTTGAGAGCGCCAGCGTCGGCTGCCACAGCCGCGCCATTTTAAAGCAGCGGTCGACCCAGACGAATTTCTCATCGGCGGCGAAATCGGCCAGCTGATAGCGCAGCGGCGCGGCATATTCCCCTTCCGGCAGCGGCTCGACTTTATCTTTGCTAATTTTGAGCAGCAACGGCAGGCTGAAATGCGCGCCGGAGAAGCTGATGCTGTTTTTCTCGCGGTCGACGCTAAAACGGTCGATACGTTTCGGGAAGCCCCACAGCTGGATAACGTCCGGTTTCCATGTCAGCACCTTTTTCTTCATATCGAACTGATCCGACAGCGACCGATCCGAGAGGGAGCTGCGTCCAAGGCCTATCGCCTTGTCGCCGCCGAGCAGATCCAGCACGGTGGCGCCGTTATCCAGCGAGCTGCGCTTCATCGTCAACAGCTGCGGCTGCGCGCGGTCGCCGCGAATCACCATAAACAGGTTGTCGCGCTGATGGGCATTCAGGTATTTCCATGCGGTATTGTTCATCGCCAGGTGATCGGACGAGACCACAATCAGGGTGTTTTTCGCCCACGGCGACGCGAGAATGCGTTCTATCAGGCGCGCCACGTGCTGCTGACTACAGGCGACGGCGCTGAACGACTGGTTCGGTTTGCCTTCATAGCTGTAGCTTTTACGATCGCAGCTGCGCGAGATAAAGCCGTCCGGGTGATGGGTGTCGACCGTCAGGGTAAACAGGGCGAAAGGCTGTTTCTGCTGCGACAGCTGCTCGAACTTCTGCCATACCTCATCCATTACCGTATCGTCATAGAAGCCCCAGTTATTGCGGTAGGCTGGATCGGCGACCTGATCTTTCAACTCCTGCAAGCCGTACAGATGATCGATGCCGTGCGACTTCAAAAAGGTATCTTTGCCAGCGAAGCGCAGATCGGCACCCTGCATAAAATATGTCTGATAGCCGGAGTTTTTCAGGATGTCGCCCAGGCAGATATTCTGCGGGAAGAAGCTGGAGAGCGATGCCGAGGCGTTGCCTTCAAAGGGGGCGAACAGCGGAATGCCGCACTGCGAGGCGACCATCCCGGCGATGGTGTATTCGGTGCCGGGCAGCTGCTCGGTCTGTGAGAAATCGAGCGCCTGCTGCTGTTTCAGGCGGCTCAGCTCCGGCGCCAGGCCGGGAAATGCCTGTTCGTCGAACCAGGTGCGCTCCAGGCTTTCGCCATAGATATAGACCAGGTTCAGCGTCGGTTTGGCGATCTGCTTTTGCGGCACGTGATACCACTGCGCGAAGTCGGAATCGCCGACGCGGCTCTGCGAGCCGAGCAGATCGACCACCTGCTGAAAGGCGGGCGTGGTTTTAATCGAGCTGATCGCCAGCAGCAGCGCCAACAGGCTGTAGCCGAAATGGTGCGGCCGATCGCCGCGTCGCCGCAGCAGCCAGGAAAGCAGGCAAAAGACCAGAAACAGCGCCAGCACCAGTCCGATGCCGGGCAGCACATATTTGCTGACGCCTGCGCCTGTCAGACTGTTGGTCAGGGTATAGAGCACCGCATCGTTAATCCCTTCGCCGGTGAAGTAGTTACTGGCGTACAGGGTGGCGTTAAGAATGATAAACAGGCCAAGCACCAGCAGCAGCGCCAGATACCAAAAGGTATTGCGTCCGGCTTTACAGGCGTAAATAACAATCGACGCCACAAACAGGATGACTGAAAAGAGTTCAGACAACGAAATTTCCTCATGCGCAAGCGGGCGGCTATCGCGCGCCAGAATCGCTTTTATGACAGGGGAGAGCAGAATTTTTTCAATCTATCCTGACTGTCACATCCCTGCAATACGCCATATCACAACTGTGGCGCGCAGCGCGCAAATTCAGACATTGAGCGGGCTGAACGTGCAGCGGCAGCTTTGTGAATATGCGCTGGCGCTTCGGAGAAAGGGTGCGTCGGACGGCGGGACGTCGCGCACCGGGTCAAAGTTGCGCCAGAAACCGGTAGCGGTAGAGGCATCTGATAAAACGCTGAGCATCAGCAGTAAAAAATAACGCTAACAGGCTTTACGGCTAAACGACCTGCATCTCTTCTGCGGATTGAGAAGAGGAGGCTAAACGAAGCCCGGAGACGCCGTGCAGACGCGCCAGGCGGGAAAGGGTCCGTTCCAGCTGCTGCTGGCGACAGGCATCGTTCCAGCCCATCTCCTGCGCCATCAGGTGCGCGATTTCCGCCATCAGCGGCGGCGTCAGCTGGCCGGAGATGCCGAGCGCGGTGCGGCGCAGCAGCAGGTCTTCCAGCATCACCACCTGTTCCTCCTTAATCAGCCAGCGCAGCTCGGTATCACTGTAGTCGGCGTGATGCTGCAACGGCTGCTCATCGTTCGCGGCGATTTGGCGCAGCA includes:
- a CDS encoding LacI family DNA-binding transcriptional regulator, with amino-acid sequence MTSTNMRMKAPTTADVAREAKVSKAQAARALGGYGAVSEEVMTRVQAAAERLGYRPNELARSMNTGRSNTLGVIVGDIENPHFGLALRGISDVAREAGYHVILSNSDEQVAIEQEAVRVMLEKRVDGIIVAPCSSAASHNPHLAQVLAEGRALTLFDRAVYDMDVEVIGVDFTRTAQQATQELLEAGHRRIAYVTSMNCAEPYRSPEDMGLTPVAQRIAGMEQAFRVAEVPFAPTLIKPNALDDAAVARIVEELFADAAPPTAVIASDSLIAQSLMREFHLRGLRIPQDLSFVMYDNFPWTEIVSPPLSVIAQPVYEMGCEAARRIIAQIRGQDPGPMPAFETRYIRRGSTGPAPR
- the opgB gene encoding phosphatidylglycerol--membrane-oligosaccharide glycerophosphotransferase: MSELFSVILFVASIVIYACKAGRNTFWYLALLLVLGLFIILNATLYASNYFTGEGINDAVLYTLTNSLTGAGVSKYVLPGIGLVLALFLVFCLLSWLLRRRGDRPHHFGYSLLALLLAISSIKTTPAFQQVVDLLGSQSRVGDSDFAQWYHVPQKQIAKPTLNLVYIYGESLERTWFDEQAFPGLAPELSRLKQQQALDFSQTEQLPGTEYTIAGMVASQCGIPLFAPFEGNASASLSSFFPQNICLGDILKNSGYQTYFMQGADLRFAGKDTFLKSHGIDHLYGLQELKDQVADPAYRNNWGFYDDTVMDEVWQKFEQLSQQKQPFALFTLTVDTHHPDGFISRSCDRKSYSYEGKPNQSFSAVACSQQHVARLIERILASPWAKNTLIVVSSDHLAMNNTAWKYLNAHQRDNLFMVIRGDRAQPQLLTMKRSSLDNGATVLDLLGGDKAIGLGRSSLSDRSLSDQFDMKKKVLTWKPDVIQLWGFPKRIDRFSVDREKNSISFSGAHFSLPLLLKISKDKVEPLPEGEYAAPLRYQLADFAADEKFVWVDRCFKMARLWQPTLALSTDLCVAQGQLGAQPQVERIDSANWQGEVRIPQQKLDALRHQQNVAALKIADNDIRYEADSFKLDVPGAPLAVKQFSGISRPEAWGRWSNANLAPEVTIDYVKPLPPRFDLVIRAKAFGPNAQRPIPVRVGDQQQTMTLGHEVSTVTLHFTNPNGSSQLVIMPPEPQLSNEGNIIGQDPRKLGIGMVEIKVVPVAG